The sequence AATCGGTAACCACTTCCTCGCGGATTGCTTGTTCATCGTTCATCTTTTTTTCCGGAAGGTCGAGGGTAATCATTGCGCTGTCCCCTTTCGCATTCCGTATCATCCTCTGGATATGATATGTGGAGGAAGCGGGGAAGGTTAGTTAAAAGGAAAAAGGAGGCAATTGCCTCCTTTTTCCTCCGGAAATCCAATGGGTGGTGCTCAGTCGTCCAAATCATCCACCATCAGATCGGGATCGAGATCGTCGAAATCATAGCTCTCCCCATCCGACTCGCTCACAACCACGTCCTTTTCGTCCCATTCGTCATAACTGGCCGGATAGCAGGCCACGCACACCTTGGTTTCGCCAATCATCTCCACGAGAAATTCCTTTTCCACGCTCACTTGCACAACTCCGCCGGCGATTTTTGCCTCGACGCAGTTGGGCGGCTGTGTGGCCACGGCGGTCACTTCCGTCGTCCCTTCCCGAACATTCCGGTCGTAGTAACTGAGCGGCACGCGTTCCACGTAGCGGATCGTTTCCTTGGCCACGTCCGTTTTGGTGTTCCCGTCGTAGGAATACCAGATGTTCACGTCGTAGCTGCCGATGACTTCGACCGTTTCGCCCACCTGGTTGGCTTTATAGTCATGATTGATGATCCAGGCGCCGAGGATGCCGGAAATGTTCTCGGGAGGTGCGATCGAATGCGTCGACTGGGAAAATTTCCGACCCCTGCCACAGATCGCTTTGGTGATGATTTGGCGGTATTGCGGCCCTTTATCTGTATTCGACACGGTGCTCCCTCCTCCAAACGATCGTTCAGTACCATTTGTATGCAGGGCGGATGACTAGGGTGCAAAAAACCCCGCAGAAATCTGAAGTGCACCCCTTAAAGTAGACACAGGAAAACACCCCTGTGAAAATTACTTTAAGGGGTGATTTTCGTGGCAAGAAAAGGACAGAAATTCA comes from Planifilum fulgidum and encodes:
- the cotE gene encoding outer spore coat protein CotE — protein: MSNTDKGPQYRQIITKAICGRGRKFSQSTHSIAPPENISGILGAWIINHDYKANQVGETVEVIGSYDVNIWYSYDGNTKTDVAKETIRYVERVPLSYYDRNVREGTTEVTAVATQPPNCVEAKIAGGVVQVSVEKEFLVEMIGETKVCVACYPASYDEWDEKDVVVSESDGESYDFDDLDPDLMVDDLDD